A single region of the Phalacrocorax carbo chromosome 4, bPhaCar2.1, whole genome shotgun sequence genome encodes:
- the TMEM128 gene encoding transmembrane protein 128 isoform X1: protein MEAGISGGEPLPRFRRPLRLRAEPRDPALPQPPSGGGGTAEESAAVERKRKPLTRLNIHSAFWILASIAVTYYFDFFKTVKETIEADSWWFAAGSCLLAVCLSVAFYCILYLEWYCGIEDYDAQYPALIPITTATFIAAAVCFNIALWPVWSFMTPLLLFIQFMGVVMLVSLLG, encoded by the exons ATGGAGGCGGGCATCAGTGGCGGGGAGCCGCTCCCGCGGTTCCGGAGGCCTTTGCGGCTCAGGGCAGAGCCCCGCGACCCGGCGCTACCTCAGCCGCCTTCGGGAGGCGGCGGGACGGCTG AAGAGTCTGCAGCTgtagagaggaagaggaagccTCTTACCAGACTGAACATTCATTCCGCATTCTGGATTTTGGCATCAATTGCTGTGACATACTACTtcgatttttttaaaactgttaaagAAACTATCGAAGCAGATAG TTGGTGgtttgctgctggcagctgcttaTTGGCTGTGTGTTTATCTGTTGCCTTTTACTGCATACTGTATCTTGAGTGGTACTGTGGAATTGAGGACTATGATGCGCAGTATCCAGCACTGATACCTATCACGACAGCTACCTTTATTGCAGCAGCAGTTTG TTTCAACATTGCCTTGTGGCCTGTCTGGTCGTTTATGACACCTTTGTTGCTCTTCATTCAGTTTATGGGTGTTGTGATGCTTGTGTCACTCCTGGGATAA
- the TMEM128 gene encoding transmembrane protein 128 isoform X2, whose protein sequence is MRGGSGGSGRSLLTAEESAAVERKRKPLTRLNIHSAFWILASIAVTYYFDFFKTVKETIEADSWWFAAGSCLLAVCLSVAFYCILYLEWYCGIEDYDAQYPALIPITTATFIAAAVCFNIALWPVWSFMTPLLLFIQFMGVVMLVSLLG, encoded by the exons AtgcgcggcgggagcgggggaaGTGGACGGAGTCTGCTCACGGCAG AAGAGTCTGCAGCTgtagagaggaagaggaagccTCTTACCAGACTGAACATTCATTCCGCATTCTGGATTTTGGCATCAATTGCTGTGACATACTACTtcgatttttttaaaactgttaaagAAACTATCGAAGCAGATAG TTGGTGgtttgctgctggcagctgcttaTTGGCTGTGTGTTTATCTGTTGCCTTTTACTGCATACTGTATCTTGAGTGGTACTGTGGAATTGAGGACTATGATGCGCAGTATCCAGCACTGATACCTATCACGACAGCTACCTTTATTGCAGCAGCAGTTTG TTTCAACATTGCCTTGTGGCCTGTCTGGTCGTTTATGACACCTTTGTTGCTCTTCATTCAGTTTATGGGTGTTGTGATGCTTGTGTCACTCCTGGGATAA